A segment of the Candidatus Protochlamydia naegleriophila genome:
CCATCAGTCGTATCAGAGCCGTTGAAAATAGAACCTCCAAAATCTGAAAGCGACGTTCTTAGCCCTGTTAAACTCCCGCCACCACCACCACCACCACCGCGGCCACAACCTCAGCCTCTAGCGCCTATGTCAATGTTGGCCAGTCAAGCAAAGCCCTCATTGACGCCAGAGCAAAAACACGATGAAAACCAGAAGCGCATTCTTGAACGGAACCTGAAGGAAAGGGCCAACCCACTCAACTTTTATGATGTTTCACGCCCTAAAAACGAGAAACAGCTAGAGAAGCAGCAGACCCAGTTCAAAGCCGATATCAGTAAATTTAATCTTGTCAAAGGTTCAGTCCCTGGGCACATTAAAATGCAAATAGAGGGATGGATTGCGGAAAAGCAAAAAGAGCTTGATTCGATTGAAGAGCAATTGAAGGGAACGACTAAGGCAATTAAAGGGCTGCAGGAAGGGCATTTTAATTCAGACTTTCTTTCTAAGGCACAAAAACTTACCAATGAGGAAATCAAGTTTATTCTTTTACAATTCCTTGATGGCAAGGTACCGAGCCAACCATCAACGAATGGTGAAGAATCGAATGTACGCGATGTGTTGAAATATCGCTGCTACACAAGCAACAAAGAATTCTTTGATGAGATTTTGCCTGAATGGGAAGCTCTCTCCACAAGTGAGATTGGTAAAGCTTTTGCGCCCCATAAACAGGGATGGGATAATTATCTGAGCGGAGGAGTTACTCCCTTTATGCAGATTCTCAGCAAGCGCAAGTTACCAGTCAAAAATATCGATCATTTGAAAACGCCTGAATATAAAGCTGTTTCATTCGAAGAAGCCCAGAAAAAAGCAATTAAGAAGCCAGTGGCACGCAGCAGCGAGTCAGGTGGCGGGCAATTGGATCTTGGAATGATTCAGCGTGGTATAAAATTGCGCTCTGCAACCGAGCAGAAGCCTTTGGCCGAAAAAAGTGATAGCCAGGAAGAGACATTGCTTGACCAAATAAAAAAACGGACGGTCCTTATTAGTTAAATGATACGAGTCTTTTGATTAAAGGCTGCTTGCATCCTTAACGATGCGAGCAGCTTTTTTTTGCCTAAAATAGGAAGTGTAAAAATGTTGTGATAAATTATTTAAATTATCTCATTTTCCCTTATAAAAGGACCAGGATCTTAAAAGACATTGAGCCTTTATCGGACTTTGTTTGGCTGATTCTATTAGTTCAGTTCTTTACAGAATGTTAAAAATTTTGAGGTGAAAATGAATAGCAAAGCATTTAAAGCTTGGGATATAGCTCTTGCAGCCTTGGCCTGTGCGTGTTCTTTTTTTGGACAGGCTGATGCTTGTACACGCGTTCTGTACACAGGCGCTGAGGATACGGTGATCACAGGACGTTCAATGGATTGGTCCGAAGACATTCATTCGAACCTGTGGGTATTTCCTCGCGGCATCAAGCGCAATAGTGCTGTGGATAAAAACGCATTTGATTGGACCTCTAAATACGGCAGTTTAGCTGTTTCGGGTTATGATGTAGGAACTGCCGATGGAATGAATGAAAAGGGATTGGTTGCCAATTTGCTTTATTTAGCTGAGTCAGAGTATGGCAAACCAGATAGCAGTAAACCTGCGATGTCAATCAGCTTGTGGGCTCAGTATGTCTTAGATAATTTTGCTACCGTCGCCGAAGCTGTGGACGCTTTACGTCTCGAACCTTTCTGCATCATTGCCCCCATCTTGCCGAATGGTTCTCCGGCGCAGCTGCACTTGTCACTTTCAGATCCAAGCGGAGATTCGGCTGTCTTCGAGTATCTTGATGGAAAGTTAGTCATTCACCATGGAAAAGAGTATACAGTCATGACCAATTCCCCTTCTTATGAAGAGCAATTGGCGCTTAATCGTTATTGGCAATACATTGGTGGGCTCTCCTTCCTTCCAGGAACCAATCGGGCAGCCGATCGCTTTGCGAGAGCATCGTTTTTCGTGGAAACGATTCCTACCAAAACAGATTCTCACTATATTTCAGCTGTTCCAGAAAAGAAGTTTATCTACCAGGCCGTGGCAAGTGTTCTTAGCGTTATGCGAGGAGTAAGCGTTCCTTTGGGTATCACGACGCCCAATCAACCCAATATAGCCTCAACTTTGTGGCGTACAATTTCGGATCAAAAAAACAAGGTTTATTATTTCGATTCGGCAACTAGCCCAAATACCTTTTGGATACCATTAAGTGATCTCAGTTTCAAAGAAGGGGCTCCAGTCATGAAATTATCTTTGGATGGGGGGAAAATTTACGCGAGCAATGCAGCTAAATACTTGGAGGAGCACAAAGGGTTTACGTTTTTGCCAGCCAAGTTTTAGGAAGAATGGGGAAGAGGGTAAGAATGGCTGGCAATTCTTACCTCTCTCGTACAAGCATTTCTGGAAGGCTACTATTTGTTTCTTTTCTATTTATTGATTTTTAGAAGATCTAAAATCAGGTTAAAATGATTTTTCTACTACCGCTGAAGTCCTGCCTTGATTCGATATCACTTGCCAAATGGATTAAAATGAACTAAAAAAATTCTTTTTAAAATAACTCTCATTATCAATGACACTGCTCATGAGGATATGGCCTATATGGATAAGCAACATGATCTTCTCGATGAATTTTTAGACCGCTATGATGAAGAGTCGCAGATCGAAGCCTTGCGTATCATTATTCCCCATCCCAATATCGCCTACGAGACTCTTTTCTCAAAAGATAGGGTTTTCTTCTACTTTGTTAATTATGCCGATGCATGCGTTTTCAAAGGGGCTTTAGAATTTAAAGTCATCTTCCAGATTTTGGAATCTTTTTGCTTAGAATATCCTTCGCTGAAAATTTTAGCCGACCGCTTTTTAGAACAGTCACGAATAGAGTATGAGCTCTTTACGTCTTTCATTTCCCCTATGGAAGAGGTCAAAGAACTTAAGCTTCCTCCTGCAGTTGAGCAATTTTTTATTTTGCTCAAACAGGGAGTCTTGAGCAATCAAGAAGGCATTGAAGCTATACTTCAGAGGCTTCCAAATCAATTTCAAAAGATTCTACGTCCTAAAATAGCGATGATGCGCGGATGGGAAGTCCTGCAGCTAGCGAAACCTGGCCTCATGCAGGAACTGGGTGAGGGTGATCAGTGGATTTATAAACAGCCCTGGAGGGCCTTTTCTTACGCTCTTCCTTTAGAGCGGCAGCCGCAGGGGAAAATTGAAGGGTGGCCCTTAATCTTTTTAGAGCCGCTAGAGGGAATGGATTATGCTGCCTTTCTTGAACCTTATTGTTCGCAGGAATGCTTGATTGTCTTTCAAACAGTTTCTCATCTCTTTCAGCTTTTGCAATTTGAAGCCTTGCATGAAATATTGGCAAGGCCGCATGTCTATTTCTATGTCTTGGATCTTTATCCACAAGGCCAGTTTCTTCATCAAAATTTAAGATGGCAAAATGAGCACTCCCTTTACCCTGTTTGGATGCTCTCTCAAATGCAATTAAAAGAGGCTTTGCCTGCATTGAGTGAGTCTTTGAAAGCTAGTTTGATGCAGCCGAGCGAAGATTTTGAACGCGATACGCCTCCATTTAATTGGCTTTATGGTGCAGCCAAACAAGCACTTTCAGCAATCGAATCTCATCGCTATGGAAAAGAGCGGGCCATAGCTTTAAGCATTGAACAAGGCTTGCAAAAATGGTTTGACCCTCACAAAGGAAATCTTCCAGTTAATGCTCCTTTAGGCCCCCTACCAGAAAATTACATTAAAGAAGAAATAGAACAACGTTTAAAAGTGCGTGGAAGGCCATCTTTTTTTCCTAAAAATAAGATAAGATTAGCACATGTTGTACCTCAAATTGTCGACGGCGGCCATGCTCCAACGAAACTCTTAAAAACTCTTTGTACGTTTGCAGATCGTCGCTGGTTTGACGTATACGTCATTAGTACGGAAAGGCTTGCAGACCACGTATTAAGCTATCCCGTTAGCCATTTTAGCTCGCCCTCTTCGTCGCAAAGGGGCTCTTTGACGCTTAAATATTTTAATGATATAGGCGTGACTGCCTTGTTTGATGGAGAATCGCCTACTTATGACCTAGCTATTAAAAATACGCTCGATACTTTGCAGAGTCTTTCAATCGATCTCGCTATTTTCCATGGACCAGACGAGCTCAACAGCTTGATTAGCAGTAGTACACAAGTGCCTATTCGAGTCTTATTTGATCACGGAACGCTTCCATCCTATCCCTGCTTCGATTTAGCCATTTTAAGTACAGATGAGGCTTATCATCAAAATCACGAGGCTTTTCGTCAAAAGGGAATGGAGAGCTGCATTCTCCATTTTTCCATCGATGTACGCATGGGGTGGCTCGATCGTCCGTTTGGATTGCCAGGGATTGGACTTCCAGATGGGAGCTTTGTCATGACGACCATCTCGCATCATTTGGACACGAGGGTGACGGCGGAGATGTGCCATGCTATTGGAAAAATTTTGAAGCGGTGCCCAAAAGCTGTTTATGCGCCAATGGGAGAGGTTGTTAAAAAAAAGCAATGGATGGCTATTTTTGAACAGTATGGAGTGGCTAGTCGGATCTTTTTTTTAGGAGAGTGCTATAATCCGAGCCAATTTGCCCGTTCGATGCACCTGTATTTAAATGAATTTCCTTTTGGCAGCGGACTCGGCATCTTAGATGCTATGGCTGCCGGATGCCCAGTAGTATCGATGTACGATGAGCATGGTCCGCAGCAAGCGCGCTATGCGGCCACTTACTTTGGCAGCGATTATGTCATTAAGAGTGGGCTAATCGATGACTATGTGGATTTAGCATGTCGCTTGATCGAAAATCCTGTAATGTATCAAGAATGGTCCGAGCATGCTCTTAGCCAGTATGAGAAAAGAGTTGATACACCCAAGTACGTCCAGAAATTTGAAACGATTTTAGAGCAGTTTATTGAATACTTTCAAAAGAATGAGTAGCCGATTTAGCGAGCTTGCTTTGCACACAGATTTTGCCTTGATAGTGCCCTAATCCGTACGCAAGCCTACATTTTAGAGTACTATCAGGGGTCTTAGTTCCAGCACTTCTTGATTTTCATTTTCGAATCTGCAGAATTTGAAATGTGATAAAGATTCCAAGCAATCGATATAGGAGAGACGGAATGGGACCTGTTGAAAAGACTTACCAAAGCTTGACTGATCCGCAATTGTTCCAGAAAGAGGCTAAAACTAAAAGCTATTTGAAGCTGTCTAAAGATCGATCGATATCCCATTTTTTAGCCTTGACTAAACCCTGTTTCTTAGAGCGCATTTTAGCCAAGATAGGTATAGGAGACGCTAGTCTGCAAAAAATCAATTGTTTCTTTAAGTCGGAGGAAGGGCAAAGGCAGCTCGCTGCATTGTTGCAGCATGCTAACTTTTCAGAAAATGACAAAAAAAAACTGCTA
Coding sequences within it:
- a CDS encoding linear amide C-N hydrolase, coding for MNSKAFKAWDIALAALACACSFFGQADACTRVLYTGAEDTVITGRSMDWSEDIHSNLWVFPRGIKRNSAVDKNAFDWTSKYGSLAVSGYDVGTADGMNEKGLVANLLYLAESEYGKPDSSKPAMSISLWAQYVLDNFATVAEAVDALRLEPFCIIAPILPNGSPAQLHLSLSDPSGDSAVFEYLDGKLVIHHGKEYTVMTNSPSYEEQLALNRYWQYIGGLSFLPGTNRAADRFARASFFVETIPTKTDSHYISAVPEKKFIYQAVASVLSVMRGVSVPLGITTPNQPNIASTLWRTISDQKNKVYYFDSATSPNTFWIPLSDLSFKEGAPVMKLSLDGGKIYASNAAKYLEEHKGFTFLPAKF
- a CDS encoding glycosyltransferase, which gives rise to MDKQHDLLDEFLDRYDEESQIEALRIIIPHPNIAYETLFSKDRVFFYFVNYADACVFKGALEFKVIFQILESFCLEYPSLKILADRFLEQSRIEYELFTSFISPMEEVKELKLPPAVEQFFILLKQGVLSNQEGIEAILQRLPNQFQKILRPKIAMMRGWEVLQLAKPGLMQELGEGDQWIYKQPWRAFSYALPLERQPQGKIEGWPLIFLEPLEGMDYAAFLEPYCSQECLIVFQTVSHLFQLLQFEALHEILARPHVYFYVLDLYPQGQFLHQNLRWQNEHSLYPVWMLSQMQLKEALPALSESLKASLMQPSEDFERDTPPFNWLYGAAKQALSAIESHRYGKERAIALSIEQGLQKWFDPHKGNLPVNAPLGPLPENYIKEEIEQRLKVRGRPSFFPKNKIRLAHVVPQIVDGGHAPTKLLKTLCTFADRRWFDVYVISTERLADHVLSYPVSHFSSPSSSQRGSLTLKYFNDIGVTALFDGESPTYDLAIKNTLDTLQSLSIDLAIFHGPDELNSLISSSTQVPIRVLFDHGTLPSYPCFDLAILSTDEAYHQNHEAFRQKGMESCILHFSIDVRMGWLDRPFGLPGIGLPDGSFVMTTISHHLDTRVTAEMCHAIGKILKRCPKAVYAPMGEVVKKKQWMAIFEQYGVASRIFFLGECYNPSQFARSMHLYLNEFPFGSGLGILDAMAAGCPVVSMYDEHGPQQARYAATYFGSDYVIKSGLIDDYVDLACRLIENPVMYQEWSEHALSQYEKRVDTPKYVQKFETILEQFIEYFQKNE